Proteins encoded by one window of Channa argus isolate prfri chromosome 1, Channa argus male v1.0, whole genome shotgun sequence:
- the rragcb gene encoding ras-related GTP binding Cb, translating into MSIQYEEPTLTGSYGGLGSFPKSFGYGVEEPDMEETSTSADKPRILLMGLRRSGKSSIQKVVFHKMSPNETLFLESTNKIYKDDISSSSFVNFQIWDFPGQVDFFDPTFDSEMIFKGTGALIFVIDAQDDYVEALGRLHLTVSRAYKVNAEINFAVFIHKVDGLSDDHKIETQRDIHQRANDDLADAGLEKLHLSFYLTSIYDHSIFEAFSKVVQKLIPQLPTLENLLNIFISHSGIEKAFLFDVVSKIYIATDSSPVDMQSYELCCDMIDVVIDVSCIYGLMEDGTGCAYDKESLAIIKLNNTTVLYLKEVTKFLALVCILREESFEKKGLIEYNFHCFRKAIHEVFEVGSPLQGAVWRPASMSSNNLSGLKYAALNGSAV; encoded by the exons ATGTCGATCCAGTATGAAGAGCCCACGTTAACGGGGAGTTACGGTGGTTTGGGCTCGTTTCCCAAAAGTTTTGGCTACGGGGTGGAGGAGCCCGACATGGAGGAGACCTCCACATCAGCTGATAAACCGAGGATCCTGCTGATGGGACTGAGACGGAGCGGAAAATCGTCCATCCAGAAg GTGGTTTTCCACAAGATGTCACCCAATGAGACTTTATTCCTCGAGAGCACCAACAAAATCTACAAGGACGACATCTCCAGCAGCTCCTTTGTCAACTTCCAGATCTGGGACTTTCCTGGCCAGGTGGATTTCTTTGACCCCACGTTTGACAGTGAGATGATCTTCAAGGGAACTGGTGCTTTGATCTTTGTCATCGATGCTCAG GATGACTACGTTGAGGCCCTTGGGCGGCTCCACCTCACTGTATCTAGAGCCTACAAAGTGAATGCAGAAATCAACTTTGCTGTGTTCATCCATAAGGTTGATGGTCTGTCAGATGACCACAAAATAGAAACTCAAAGAGACATTCATCAGAGGGCCAACGACGATCTGGCTGACGCCGGCCTGGAGAAGCTTCACCTCAG CTTTTACTTGACCAGCATCTACGACCACTCTATATTCGAGGCCTTCAGTAAAGTCGTCCAGAAGCTCATTCCTCAGTTACCGACCCTGGAGAACCtattgaacatttttatatcc CATTCTGGGATCGAGAAAGCTTTCCTGTTTGACGTAGTTAGCAAGATTTACATCGCCACAgacagctctcctgtggacatGCAGTCCTACGAACTCTGCTGTGATATGATAGATGTTGTCATTGACGTCTCCTGCATCTATGG GCTCATGGAGGATGGCACTGGCTGTGCCTATGACAAGGAGTCTTTGGCTATCATCAAGCTCAACAACACTACGGTGCTTTATTTAAAAGAGGTCACAAAGTTCCTCGCTCTCGTCTGCATCCTCAGAGAAGAGAGCTTTGAAAAGAAAG GTTTGATAGAGTATAACTTTCACTGTTTCCGAAAAGCCATCCACGAAGTGTTTGAAGTCGGCTCCCCGTTACAAGGCGCCGTCTGGAGACCAGCGAGCATGTCCAGCAACAACTTGAGTGGTTTGAAATATGCTGCACTGAACGGAAGTGCTGTTTAA